Below is a genomic region from Trichocoleus sp..
TGCCAGCGTCTCGACTCAACTGGGTCAGTACTACTTTGATAGCGAGTTTTCAGTTCTTCGTGACTGAGGTGATTTTTTAGCGTAATTGTGCGTCCCATTCCTCCATTCTATAGTGTTACTCTATAGTCGGATTTCGTATTACTCAAAAGACAACCTATCCTGAATTCTGGTTCATCACACTCCAGGAGTTATCCGTTTTCATGCCAGTCGAAATCCATCTGGCGTGCTGTTTGTAACGCAAGCTCTCTGCCAGCAAGACGTTCGACTAGATGCAGGCTCATATCAATGCCAGCAGAGATCCCCGCTGACGTAACAACAAACCCTTCATCAACCCAGCGACGCTGCTCAACGATGCAGACCGCAGGAAACAAGGCTCGCATTTCGGCAATGTCTTCCCAATGGGTAGTAGCAGTTCGATTATTGAGCAGCCCAGCTTGTGCAAGCAGGAAAGCACCCGTGCAGACAGAGGCTACGAGCTTTGCGTTCGCTGAAGTACGCACGATCCATGCAGCGACATCCGGTGTTTTGAGTTCATTGGTGACGATGCCTCCTGATATCAGCAGCAGTTCGATGTAGGGATGATTTTCAAAGGTGTAGTCAGGCTGAACGACCAGTCCGGCTCGTGCTGTGATCGTGCCTACTTCGCGGGCGATCGTGAAAACGGTGAACGGTTCAGGCAGGGACGGGTTCGTGCGCTTGAACACACGCGATGCAGTAGTAAACACTTCGTAAGGTCCAGCAAAGTCTAAAACCTCAGCATCAGGGAAGACAAAAACACCAACGGATGTTGCCATCTCAAAACATATAACTCACAATTGGGCGAAAACTTTCCACATAATTCACTAATAAGGGCAATTCAATACATTGTTTTTGTACAACCCTTGAGTAGATAAATGGAGTGTTTCGGCAATATAAGCTGATACAGGTAGATAGACTAAATCTTTCCACATTTTTTCAGATTCAGTACAAGATTGTCTGGTTTTTTAAATCATTTTCACAGGTGAAAGGAGACTTGAAATAGTGTTATTTTACCATTCAAATTCCATATAGTTTTACTTAGTTATCGGTTCATTCCTCATCGACGAAATTGATTTTCCAATGCTGATATTAATTCCATTTAAAGCCTCACTGATATATGCAAGTATTGCGTAGATAAAAATAGTAATGCCTATCATTTCCAGAAGCTCTTCAATGGTTG
It encodes:
- a CDS encoding DJ-1/PfpI family protein, whose amino-acid sequence is MATSVGVFVFPDAEVLDFAGPYEVFTTASRVFKRTNPSLPEPFTVFTIAREVGTITARAGLVVQPDYTFENHPYIELLLISGGIVTNELKTPDVAAWIVRTSANAKLVASVCTGAFLLAQAGLLNNRTATTHWEDIAEMRALFPAVCIVEQRRWVDEGFVVTSAGISAGIDMSLHLVERLAGRELALQTARQMDFDWHENG